In the genome of Pangasianodon hypophthalmus isolate fPanHyp1 chromosome 23, fPanHyp1.pri, whole genome shotgun sequence, one region contains:
- the ubald1b gene encoding UBA-like domain-containing protein 1b, producing the protein MDELKHQVMINQFVLIAGCASEQAKQLLQAAHWQFETALSSFFQEANIPYGHQMMCTPANTPATPPNFPDALAMFSHLRASESIGASPIASMATSPPPYINWAVGPTPPSSQQGLWAAAQLPSHTAVSQQTTSEQPMEAER; encoded by the exons ATGGACGAACTAAAGCACCAGGTTATGATAAACCAGTTTGTTTTGATCGCCGGATGTGCGTCAGAGCAGGCGAAGCAGCTTCTCCAAGCGGCGCACTGGCAGTTCGAG ACTGCCCTTAGCTCCTTTTTTCAGGAAGCAAATATTCCCTACGGCCATCAGATG ATGTGCACACCTGCCAACACCCCAGCAACGCCCCCCAACTTCCCAGACGCTCTGGCCATGTTCTCCCATCTCCGAGCCTCAGAGAGTATCGGAGCCAGTCCCATTGCCTCTATGGCTACCTCTCCTCCTCCCTACATTAACTGGGCTGTGGGCCCCACACCACCCTCCAGCCAGCAGGGGCTGTGGGCAGCTGCTCAGCTTCCTTCTCACACCGCTGTTAGCCAGCAGACGACCTCTGAGCAGCCCATGGAGGCCGAGAGATGA
- the mgrn1b gene encoding E3 ubiquitin-protein ligase MGRN1b isoform X2 — translation MGSVLGRRIAGVEDIDIQANSAYRFPPKSGNYFASHFFMGGEKFDTPHPEGYLFGENMDLNFLGNRPVQFPYVTPAPHEPVKTLRSLVNIRKDSLRLVRYKDDGDTPTEEGAKPKSLYGVEFTFDSDARVAITIYCQAFEEFSNGMAVYNPKSPAMVSETVHYKRGVSQQFSLPSFKINFTEWKEEDLNFDLDRGVFPMVIQAVVDEGDDCLGHAHVLLAAFERHVDGSFSVKPLKQKQIVDRVSYLLQEIYGIENKNNQETKPSDDENSDNSNECVVCLSDLRDTLILPCRHLCLCNSCADTLRYQANNCPICRLPFRALLQIRAVRKKPGALSPVSFSPVLAQSMDHDEHSSSDSVPPGFEPISLLEALNGLTAMSPGVPSAPLYDEINFSGSLSGDSRQLSSPEHSGESSLQKGKVSKSPDSTLRSPSSPIQEEDEEKLSEMSDAQAHTLLSSSPAPTEGTGAEDAPDSLSPEDEDRVNSEGEIMPDCISERSSLTKAESEPPALGPDSCSIGMEE, via the exons ATGGGCTCGGTGCTCGGCCGCAGGATCGCCGGTGTGGAGGACATTGATATTCAGGCGAATTCTGCCTACAGGTTTCCTCCAAAATCTG GGAATTACTTTGCTAGTCACTTCTTCATGGGAGGAGAGAAGTTTGACACCCCTCACCCTGAAGGTTACCTGTTCGGTGAGAACATGGATCTCAACTTCCTAGGCAATCGTCCAGTGCAG TTTCCGTATGTGACCCCGGCACCACACGAGCCCGTGAAGACTTTGAGAAGCCTTGTCAACATAAGGAAGGACTCCTTGCGACTCGTCAG ATATAAAGATGATGGCGATACACCTACTGAGGAAGGAGCGAAACCCAAGTCTTTATACGGGGTGGAGTTCACCTTTGACTCAGATGCCAGAGTGGCCATCACCATCTACTGCCAGGCGTTTGAGGAATTCTCCAATGGAATGGCAGT TTATAATCCCAAGAGTCCTGCTATGGTGTCTGAAACGGTGCACTACAAGCGAGGAGTGAGCCAGCAGTTCTCCTTACCCTCCTTCAAGATCAATTTTACTGAATGGAAGGAGGAAGAC CTGAACTTTGATCTGGACAGAGGTGTTTTTCCCATGGTCATCCAGGCAGTAGTGGATGAAGGAGATG ATTGTTTGGGACATGCACATGTGCTGTTGGCTGCCTTTGAGAGA CATGTTGATGGCAGCTTCTCAGTGAAGCCTCTAAAGCAGAAACAAATT GTGGATCGGGTTAGTTACCTGCTCCAGGAGATCTATGGCATTGAAAATAAGAACAACCAGGAGACAAAG CCATCTGATGATGAGAACAGTGACAACAGTAacgagtgtgtggtgtgtctgtCAGACCTGCGGGACACACTCATCCTGCCCTGTAGACACCTGTGTCTTTGTAACTCATGTGCAGATACACTACGCTACCAGGCCAACAACTGCCCCATCTGCAGACTAC cttttcGTGCCCTGCTGCAGATCAGAGCAGTGAGGAAGAAGCCTGGTGCGCTCTCTCCCGTCTCTTTCAGCCCTGTGCTGGCTCAGAGCATGGACCATGATGAGCACTCG AGCTCTGACTCGGTTCCTCCTGGCTTTGAGCCCATTTCCCTGTTGGAGGCTCTCAATGGCCTCACTGCCATGTCCCCTGGTGTGCCATCAGCCCCTCTGTACGATGAGATCAACTTTTCGGGCAGCCTGAGTGGGGACAGCAGGCAGCTGAGCTCTCCTGAACACTCTGGAGAAAGCAGCCTTCAAAAGggaaaagtcagcaagtcaccCGACAG CACACTACGCTCACCTTCATCACCTATtcaggaggaggatgaggagaagCTGTCGGAGATGTCTGACGCACAGGCCCACACCCTGCTGTCCAGCAGTCCAGCTCCCACTGAG GGCACCGGTGCAGAGGACGCTCCTGACTCTCTGTCTCCAGAAGACG